The Capsicum annuum cultivar UCD-10X-F1 chromosome 1, UCD10Xv1.1, whole genome shotgun sequence sequence TATTGATAGTTTATCATGATTAGACATTATGGATAGAGACCCTTATTATGCTAGTATTAACTTTCCTACTTGCTGAGGATTCCTCAAGATGTTAGGTTGGATCCTTCAGGTATTACTTTTAAGGTAgtcttatatgtatgtatgaatatatatacaaatatacttctctttctTTGTCTATTCATATCGTATatgtatcctttggccttgtatTATTACTTTATATCCTtcatttactttttgtttttatgTAATCCATGAATATATCAtcgaataggatagtttatccttattgattAATTAGCATTATTCTGTTTAGTTTTCTTAGATAGTTGCATGTAGTTTATATTCCTTCTTTACTTGTTATTTATACTTACATTATGTTTGGAGTTCAGTCGATCGActcctactgagtaccatatgtATGGTACTTAAAATACATGTCTACAGCCTGCAGACCATATGATGAGTTCTCGCCATTGATTTGTGCATTgtgtggagcagctatggatcaGGAATTTGGGGTGAGCTCCTGATGTTTCAGAGTATTTCAGCTTTCCCTTATATTGATTAGACTTATCTCTATGTTGTATTGTGGAGATGCTTTGTACATGTACATTTATTCAATATTTCACTTTGTACTCTATCTATATATACTAAATAGCAAGAATGTCTTGCTCTAAAAGTTGTCAAGTGTCATTCTATAACAATGTCATTTATTAATTTTAAGACAAATTAgttaaaattagttttaaattagttagtagttatattaatttaaaattttaataaatgttGAGTTATTTGTTTTTTACAgtacttttttttaaaagtcaGCAGTTATTTTCCATTATTACATGATTATCTATTTGctccttttataattttaataaattttatacgATTTATATTTCATACATCAAACACAAGAAACAAGGGTAAATTCATCAATCTAACTATTGCTGTcaagtaaattaaataaaaaattataataacaaataaataaattaaaatacatctACTAATTCAGGAGTAGTTTCACAATTACATTTCTTTCCACGTCTAATAATAAGTAGCAAAATATAAGGACGAGTTTCGTAAGCAAAGTCACAATAGAGAAACTTTCTCACTTAATAATTATCTCTAAaacttcaaaatacaaaatttcaaGGTAAAACTTCTTCATTCGACGCAACTTCCATTGCTTTTCCATTTCCATGTTGATAGAATGTGTTAAATTCTAAACATTCAAGCTCCGGTCCATGAGTTTTTCAtctgatttttcaaaatatcagCGAGAAATACGAAATACTTTCcacaataataacacaaaaaataacaaagCAATAATTTTACAGTAatgaaatacatttttttttgatAGAACCAATGAAATATTACACTACTATACAACAGCTTAAATATGTATGCTACTTTTCCTACAGGAGACAAAGTAGAGTAAATAGTTAGGaccattaaatttaaaaatacgttattatttttaaattattattattatttttgtaatcttAAAACCACGTTCCTAATTAATCTCCCACAAAGCCACGGAAATAACACATTTACTttttaattactaatttttttagaCACAAGTCCTATAATAAAGGAGAATCGCATTCACTATTTTAAAGGTAGTTTAACTTTTTaccttttaatatttttagttttttatttttttaattattttaaaaaaaaaacatatctctGCAAAATTTTATTactaaatttcatttttcaattatTGTTAAAGTCTTTATTAagtaattacaaatttatttatgtaaataaataattaataaatcatAACTGTTATTGAAAAGTCAAATTATATTCATGTTTCATATTAACATTCCTAATAGTCATCTCATAAGCATGACTTTTTTTTACAGAAATTCATACAAGTGCGTAAATACATCCATTAGAGGAGTTAATTGTGGAAATAAAAAAAGCtactatttaatatttaaaataatttctttttaaaaaattaaattaataaattacgaagataatgtgttttaaacatcaCATGTACGGCACACGTATACCCACCCACGTTTTCTACTAAGCCCACACAACTTCCAAAACAAATATATCCACGTTTCCTACTACTCTCCCCCCACAATCACAAAAACCAACACACTTCTCCCCCACAATCAcccatttattatttataataataattttaaaaaacacattaaaaatttaaaaatattacagGGCTTTTACAGTAACTATAACATTCTTACCGACATACCCAACCTACATTATTTTAACAGTTTGTCAAAttctttttatacaattttatcttttaataaacCACATTCCCCATTTTCAAGTGAACTGTAAGATTTCACAGAGCATTCTTTTTCAATGTTTAAAACTTTCTTCTATTAAAACacctatttattatttataataataattttaaaaaatacattaaaaattaaaaagattacAGAATTTTTACAAAAAAGTGACATTCATACCCACATACTCACATTTCCCACACTGTTCTAACAGTTTGTAActtctttttatataattttaatttttcataaatcacATTCCCTCTTTTCTTGCAAACTGCAAAATAACTTTCTACGCTGAATGTTAAAGCTTCTCCTATAAGTACAATCCAATACATacaaattttctaaattaaaaacaCAGCTTCTAAACCATGGCAAGAGTTGATTATATTAGTGAAATTTCAAATTACAAAATGGATTGGAACTTTAAAGTAAGGGTTGTACATATATGGCATGCTACACCAAGGGACAAACCAAATTTTCTTCTATCAATTGAGTTAGTGCTTCAAGATGAAAAGGTATTTCaaattattcaataattttctatttaCTACACCAATACTGAATTATTCATCCTGACTTTAATTTCTCACTTATTTATTTGTAGGGAGAAAAAATTCATGCAACAATTTCACGATCTGTTGTCCATCgttttagaggagaaaaaaatgcaataaaagaAATGGAATTGTATCTTATAAATACTTTTGTTGTTGAGCCTAATAATGTTCATTACAAAACAATTGCACATAAGTTTAAGCTAGAGTTTACACCAAAGACAATTGTTGTTGAGACAACTGATCCAGCttttggtttaaatatttttaaatttagattatttaatgatttaaaaaatcaCATTGACATTAATGACACTCAACTATTTGGTAAATAAAATTTTGCGTTgctcttaataattttttttaaccaaaacatcactatttgatttttttttttgtataaatatgtCTATCTTGCAGATGTCATCGGACAAGTTGTTTGTCATGCTGAAAAATAAACTCATCAGCTCCGAAATGGTACAACAAGTCAATTTTTGAATGTTGTCATCGAAGATGATGAGTAAGATTGTGATTCAATtactaatttttaatatttttctacaATATTAATTTCTAATATATGGTTATTAATGCAGAAGGAAGACAATTACAGTAACATTTTGGGGGAAGTTTGTTGATAAAATTATGTCCCACTTGCACAATTTGATTGATGAACCTGTCATCGTAGTTATACAGCTTATAAGAGCGCATAAATTTCAAGGTATATCAACAATCTAACTTAcactttaaatatcatattcagtTTTAAAAAAGTTACTGGTCTAACACTATGTTTAAGTTCATAGGGGTATATTCTGCACAGAATACATGGAATTCCTCCAAGATTTTGATTAATCCTGACCTTTCtcaagttaatgattttaaatcaagGTTTTTGTTTTATACTATATTACTTTTATGtccatactaaaataaaaattacatgcATCACTAATATAAAAAGTGCAGATTAGGAACTGTGTCCGAAGCTACCCCTGAAATACTAAGTCAATCAATATCTCAACATAGTCTTTCTATTTCTGAAGAATTGGCTGCTGGAACTGTACAACTTAAAAATGTTAAAGAATTGCTTGATTCTGTGCAGGTAAAAGTCTCTATATTAATTTCACACTATATTTCAACAAGCTTACTTATATGCAATATATGACAAACTGTTCTATCACAATTGTTTTCATTTTTACAGGTTGGGCATTTATGGATTCTTACAAAAATAGTGAAtttgaaacttaaaaataattgttCATACCTAGATTGCATCAAGTGCCATAAGAGTGTCGAAGAAGTTGCCAAAAATACATTTTACTGCAAGAAATGTGGTCGTGATTATCAAACAGCTACTCACAGGTTTGAGATTAATATTATTTGCTTAGCACTAAAAAATTTAGCTAGATTttatatttaaaccaaaaatGCTATCAGGTATAGGGTTCATATTAAGGTTATGGATGATACAGGGATCGTCTCTTTATTGCTTTGGGACAACAAAGCAATCACATTCATTGAAAAATCTGCTTCTGAATTAAAAGATTGTTCGTTAGAggtatattattttttaacattGTTTTATGAATCCTAATActaataaaattaatatcatattaGATTTTTGATTCTCCGTACGAGTGTTCCTATCCGATTGAGTTGGATGTTCTTCTTAATAGAATCATCATGTTTAGAGTGAAtgttaaagaagaaaatattgaatCACGTGATCGAGTATATGGAGTTATGAAGATCAATGACAACGAAGAACTGATAAATCAATACAAGAAGTCACTAAAAAAAGATGTTTTCACTGTATGTATGATTTTACTAGCAAAAAGAGTCATTTATAGTAGAATGTTAATTTTATCATTAAAAGAGGTGTCTAatcctttttatttataaaaataggaACTTCATTTCAATGTTGAAGAAGGCTCAAATGCTAAGAAGGTATTCAACTTtcaatgatttaaaaataaaaattgataatggATATTgctatatttatgtattttgtaaataaatcTTTACTTTCTCCTTTTTGTCTTAGGATTTTGTGTATGATAATGAGAAAATCTCTCCTAAAAAGATATAAATTTCAAAAAGAGGCAAACCAAAAAGTGGAGGACCTATATCAGAAGTTACTAATGATGTTGACCAACTATCCAGTAACAAGGCCAAGAAGGTTATTAAGAAGGAGAAAAATCCATAAAGAAGTGGACGTGATGATTTTCCTTTAAAAACTTAActacattttaa is a genomic window containing:
- the LOC124898780 gene encoding uncharacterized protein LOC124898780 — protein: MARVDYISEISNYKMDWNFKVRVVHIWHATPRDKPNFLLSIELVLQDEKGEKIHATISRSVVHRFRGEKNAIKEMELRKTITVTFWGKFVDKIMSHLHNLIDEPVIVVIQLIRAHKFQELAAGTVQLKNVKELLDSVQVGHLWILTKIVNLKLKNNCSYLDCIKCHKSVEEVAKNTFYCKKCGRDYQTATHRYRVHIKVMDDTGIVSLLLWDNKAITFIEKSASELKDCSLEIFDSPYECSYPIELDVLLNRIIMFRVNVKEENIESRDRVYGVMKINDNEELINQYKKSLKKDVFTELHFNVEEGSNAKKDFVYDNEKISPKKI